The following proteins are encoded in a genomic region of Vespa velutina chromosome 23, iVesVel2.1, whole genome shotgun sequence:
- the LOC124956717 gene encoding charged multivesicular body protein 1b translates to MSVSQMEKNLFNLKFAVKELERNSKKCEKEEKIEKAKVKKAIQKGNMEGARIHAENAIRQKNQALNYLRMSARVDAVASRVQTALTTRKVTQSMAGVVKAMDAAMKSMNLEKISGLMDKFESQFEDLDVQSSYMENAMSQTTTTNVPQNDVDALMQQVADEAGLELNMELPPGQLGSIGSSIAVSQEQDELTQRLARLRE, encoded by the exons ATGTCCGTCTCTCAGATGGAAA agaaTTTGTTCAACTTAAAATTTGCTGTGAAGGAATTGGAGAGAAATTCCAAAAAAtgtgagaaagaagagaaaatagaaaaggccAAGGTAAAGAAGGCAATACAGAAGGGAAATATGGAAGGGGCAAGAATACATGCTGAAAATGCAATTAGACAAAAAAATCAAGCATTAAATTATCTACGTATGAGTGCTCGTGTTGATGCCGTTGCCAGTAGGGTGCAAACTGCATTAACAACAAGAAAGGTTACACAATCTATGGCTGGTGTAGTCAAAGCAATGGATGCTGCAATGAAGTCaatgaatttagaaaaaatatcaggTTTAATGGACAAATTTGAAAGTCAATTTGAAGATTTGGATGTTCAAAGTTCATACATGGAAAATGCAATGTcacaaacaacaacaacaaatgtACCACAAAATGATGTTGATGCATTGATGCAACAAGTAGCAGATGAAGCTGG TCTTGAATTAAACATGGAACTTCCACCTGGACAATTAGGAAGTATTGGATCTTCTATAGCTGTAAGTCAGGAACAGGATGAACTTACACAACGGTTGGCACGCTTAAGAGAATAA
- the LOC124956828 gene encoding uncharacterized protein LOC124956828: protein MHDADCLEFGALTEEEIRFLSQPDADFSAEMFERMHITNDISLYNANTLRDSEEFYIPFDRAEKEMVISLVREDLTLRDEEHHTAFKKVTLPDVTVEEFMTEGSTYLTPRKRQPTEITHIETPTKRRRVCILSHKFEDITISNKADIATIPETEVVPVPIPTSDYSIEPLQNLESTHEDPQQIKIKSKRKRKLADKNTKLNHKVIRKWISNVNAETIPLSINNVNIPTLEILFQAAPARFLSIRKNKWNSPLIKLFNVHVAISSTRKKARIEFPLLEKSAEILRLVERSNKSDELLAELSAIKSIDANGKSIKEISVRELESSQQELVISNVEQQIDLQSIEQDFGLLNIARNGTGPDLTIHEKKIDHQETIKLSQSCMLTKLDLLALLEVLWHDTELVRFIDVIPPGQYSKADAAYCYLLLLVQRVY, encoded by the exons atgcaTGATGCTGATTGTTTAGAGTTTGGTGCTTtaacagaagaagaaattcgTTTTTTAAGTCAACCTGATGCAGATTTCTCAGC AGAAATGTTTGAAAGAATGCACATTACAAATGATATATCTCTTTACAATGCAAATACATTAAGAGATTcagaagaattttatataccaTTTGATAGAGCTGAAAAGGAAATGGTGATATCTCTTGTACGTGAGGATTTAACCTTAAGAG ATGAGGAACATCATACAGCATTTAAAAAGGTAACATTACCAGATGTAACTGTGGAAGAATTTATGACAGAAGGGAGTACTTATTTAACACCTCGTAAAAGACAACCTACTGAAATAACACATATAGAAACACCAACCAAAAGAAGACGCGTATGTATTTTATCACacaa GTTCGAAGATAtaacaatttcaaataaagCTGATATTGCAACAATACCAGAAACTGAAGTAGTTCCTGTTCCTATTCCTACTTCAGACTATTCTATAGAACCATTACAAAACTTGGAATCAACGCATGAAGATCCACaacagataaaaataaaatcaaaaagaaaaagaaaattagctgataaaaatacaaaactcAATCATAAAGTAATAAGAAAGTGGATAAGTAATGTCAATGCCGAAACTATT CCATTAAGTATAAATAATGTGAATATACCAAcattagaaattctttttcaagcAGCACCAGCaagatttctttctattcgcAAAAACAAATGGAATAGTCCCttaattaaacttttcaaTGTGCACGTTGCTATATCATCTACAAGGAAGAAAGCACGAATTGAATTTCCATTGCTAGAAAAAT CTGCTGAAATTTTACGTTTGGTAGAAAGAAGCAATAAGTCTGATGAATTGCTTGCTGAATTATCTGCGATAAAGTCCATTGATGCAAATGGAAAatctattaaagaaattagTGTTCGTGAATTGGAAAGTTCACAGCAGGAATTAGTTATCTCAAATGTCGAACAACAAATAGATTTACAAAGCATTGAACAAGACTTTGGTCTATTAAATATTGCACGAAATGGAACAGGTCCTGACTTGACAatccatgaaaaaaaaatagatca tcAGGAAACTATTAAACTCTCGCAGTCATGTATGTTAACAAAATTGGATTTGCTTGCACTCTTAGAAGTTCTCTGGCATGATACAGAATTAGTTCGATTCATTGACGTTATTCCACCTGGTCAATATAGTAAAGCCGATGCGGCATATTGTTATTTACTACTTTTAG TACAAAGAGTATATTGA